One genomic segment of Scylla paramamosain isolate STU-SP2022 chromosome 11, ASM3559412v1, whole genome shotgun sequence includes these proteins:
- the LOC135105018 gene encoding uncharacterized protein LOC135105018 has product MAAKEITLADVMSALKAQGEVQHAELQAVTSSVDRVFKEVMGLVKEECSRVKDEVLSEVFTKDQVKGEVEKAASELRRYVDEVVAAQAPPVLSQHKGTLFRSSGRASETEGGSDEGEEDNSCHGSLNSLSPLAKVIPSPLRSPVNVLSPPPSPLASVKSYPSAASSTSRRLKDGTRRRPQEFDGTVSWEAYKTQFELLASARQWSRPEMAMQLVWALKGPALEVLNQLPAAQRCSYSKVTATLERRYGYQHQTEVFRTRFRARLRGPGETLTRLAQDLEVLVRRAYPEASEEMITILLRDQFVDAIDNQQLRIYVQQAHPKDLQEALARGLEMESFLRTTRERPSGNYVPQRVKARKGAVQKAYSSPSPPLGEFRGKCYSCGQQGHTKRYCPQGSSSGKAVNGRAGQYQYKPCCWNCGQGHKTAECALVSPRDSKEAGGNGKRLVEGVERQPESQRPQSA; this is encoded by the exons ATGGCGGCGAAAGAAATCACACTAGCGGATGTTATGAGTGCCCTGAAGGCGCAGGGAGAG GTACAGCATGCTGAGTTGCAAGCGGTGACGAGCAGTGTAGACCGTGTATTTAAGGAGGTTATGGGGCTCGTGAAGGAGGAGTGTTCACGGGTTAAAGACGAGGTGTTAAGTGAAGTGTTCACCAAGgatcaggtgaagggagaggtggaaaaagcGGCCAGTGAACTGAGGAGATATGTGGATGAGGTTGTGGCGGCACAGGCGCCTCCTGTACTCTCTCAGCATAAAGGCACGCTGTTCCGGTCAAGTGGGCGTGCTAGTGAGACTGAGGGGGGGAGtgacgaaggggaggaggataatagttgTCACGGAAGCCTAAACAGCCTTTCTCCATTGGCCAAGGTGATACCGTCTCCCCTACGCTCTCCTGTAAACGtcttatcacctccaccatccccgCTAGCCTCAGTAAAGTCGTACCCCTCTGCTGCCAGCTCCACGTCACGGAGGCTGAAGGACGGGACGAGGCGCCGGCCACAGGAGTTCGATGGAACAGTGTCTTGGGAAGCGTATAAGACACAGTTCGagctcttggccagtgcccgCCAGTGGAGTCGCCCTGAGATGGCCATGCAGCTGGTGTGGGCACTCAAAGGACCGGCATTAGAAGTCTTGAACCAGCTGCCAGCTGCCCAGCGGTGCTCGTATAGTaaagtgacggcgacactggagAGGAGGTACGGGTACCAGCACCAAACCGAGGTGTTCAGGACAAGGTTCCGGGCCAGGTTACGAGGCCCGGGGGAGACCCTGACACGCCTGGCGCAGGATTTGGAGGTGCTGGTGCGGCGTGCGTACCCGGAGGCCAGTGAGGAGATGATCACCATTCTCCTGCGGGATCAGTTCGTTGATGCCATCGATAACCAACAACTGAGGATATACGTCCAGCAGGCACACCCCAAGGACCTTCAGGAGGCCCTGGCGAGGGGCCTGGAGATGGAGTCATTTCTCCGGACGACGCGGGAGCGACCCAGCGGGAATTATGTCCCGCAGAGagtgaaggcaaggaaaggggCCGTGCAGAAGGCCTACTCTAGCCCTTCACCGCCCCTAGGTGAGTTCAGGGGTAAGTGCTACTCTTGCGGGCAGCAGGGGCACACCAAGAGGTACTGCCCGCAGGGATCGAGTAGCGGAAAGGCTGTCAACGGCAGAGCAGGGCAGTACCAGTACAAACCCTGTTGTTGGAACTGCGGTCAGGGGCACAAGACGGCAGAGTGTGCCCTCGTCTCTCCCAGGGATAGCAAGGAGGCTGGGGGAAACGGAAAGAGGCTGGTGGAAGGGGTCGAGCGCCAGCCAGAGAGCCAGAGACCCCAGTCCGCCTAA